A single region of the Malaclemys terrapin pileata isolate rMalTer1 chromosome 4, rMalTer1.hap1, whole genome shotgun sequence genome encodes:
- the LOC128836878 gene encoding zinc finger protein 501-like isoform X1, whose product MEPPSSLLEPGSQPGGGGRRLPRGSPDKPLPEPRERQDVDRPALGEEGSGPALELVVAVAGSQAPVGFEEVAVYFSREKWGLLDEGQRQLYRDVMQENYQTLISLEFPIPISAVIPWMEQGEDPRVPDLQGSQETENLMVICTVGAGMEEDNPEQEGPAGREPCGMSWGAEQGEASRAGRQQETEVISLDDTDIRVVTEHNQAQAEARPYSCSDCGKSFSQSSHLVQHQRIHTGQKPYKCTECGKCFVLRYNLIDHQRIHTGERPYKCGQCGKGFIRSSHLFQHQRIHTGERPYQCSRCGKSFKCNYTLVKHYHTHAAEQPCFCSECGKSFSLGSFAKHVRTHTGEKPYSCAECGESFISGSNLIQHRRIHTGEKPYSCGHCGKSFSQSANLIKHRRIHTGERPYSCPECGKTFSQSSSLMRHRRIHCRDRPYECTECGKSFRCNSSLMNHQRIHTGERPYKCPECGKGFINRSRLTNHRRTHTGERPYKCTDCGKGFGDSSALMKHQRTHAK is encoded by the exons ATGGAGCCCCCGAGCTCCCTGCTGGAGCCCGGTTCCCAGCCGGGGGGCGGAGGCAGGCGGCTCCCCCGGGGCTCCCCGGACAagccgctgccggagccccgcgaGCGGCAGGACGTGG ATCGGCCTGCCCTGGGCGAGGAGGGGAGCGGCCCGGCACTGGAGCTGGTGGTCGCAGTGGCTGGCTCCCAG GCGCCGGTGGGGTTCGAGGAGGTGGCCGTATATTTCTCCCGGGAGAAGTGGGGGCTCCTGGACGAAGGGCAGAGGCagctctacagggacgtcatgcaggagaattaCCAGACTCTGATCTCGCTGG AATTCCCCATCCCTATCTCAGCTGTGATCCCCTGGATGGAGCAAGGGGAAGATCCGAGGGTCCCGGATCTCCAGGGCTCCCAGGAAACGGAGAACCTGATGGTCATTTGCACAG TAGGTGctgggatggaggaggataatccCGAGCAGGAAGGGCCTGCAGGAAGGGAGCCTTGCGGGATGTCCTGGGGCGCTGAGCAGGGAGAggccagcagggctggacggcaGCAGGAGACAGAGGTGATATCTCTGGATGACACGGACATCAGGGTGGTGACAGAGCACAACCAAGCCCAGGCTGAGGCGCGCCCCTACAGCTGCTCAgactgcgggaagagcttcagccagagctcccaCCTGGTCCagcaccagcgcatccacacgGGCCAGAAGCCCTACAAGTGCACCGAGTGCGGGAAGTGCTTTGTCCTCAGATATAACCTCATCGATcaccagcgcatccacaccggggagcgccCCTACAAGTGCGGCCAGTGCGGGAAGGGCTTCATCCGGAGTTCCCACCTCTTCCagcaccagcgcatccacacgGGCGAGCGGCCCTACCAGTGCAGCAGGTGTGGGAAGAGTTTCAAATGCAACTACACCCTGGTGAAGCATTACCACACCCATGCTGCGGAGCAGCCTTGCTTCTGCAGCgagtgtgggaagagcttcagccTGGGATCCTTTGCCAAGCACGTCCGCACCCACACGGGCGAAAAGCCCTACAGCTGTGCTGAGTGCGGCGAGAGCTTCATAAGCGGTTCCAACTTGATCCAGCATCGGCGCATCCACACCGGGGAGAAACCCTACAGCTGTGGCcactgcgggaaaagcttcagccaGAGCGCCAACCTCATCAAGCACCGGCgcatccacactggagagagaccctacaGCTGCCCCGAGTGCGGCAAGACCTTCAGCCAGAGCTCGTCGCTCATGCGGCACCGGCGGATCCACTGCAGAGACCGGCCTTACGAGTGCAccgagtgcgggaagagctttCGCTGCAACTCATCCCTGATGAAccaccagcgcatccacaccggggagcggccctacAAGTGCCCCGAGTGTGGGAAGGGTTTCATCAATAGGTCCAGGCTCACCAACCATCGGCGCACCCACACCGGAGAGCGGCCCTACAAATGCACCGACTGCGGGAAGGGCTTTGGAGACAGCTCCGCGCTCATGAAGCACCAGAGGACGCATGCCAAGTAG
- the LOC128836878 gene encoding zinc finger protein 501-like isoform X2, whose protein sequence is MEPPSSLLEPGSQPGGGGRRLPRGSPDKPLPEPRERQDVDRPALGEEGSGPALELVVAVAGSQAPVGFEEVAVYFSREKWGLLDEGQRQLYRDVMQENYQTLISLEFPIPISAVIPWMEQGEDPRVPDLQGSQETENLMVICTGAGMEEDNPEQEGPAGREPCGMSWGAEQGEASRAGRQQETEVISLDDTDIRVVTEHNQAQAEARPYSCSDCGKSFSQSSHLVQHQRIHTGQKPYKCTECGKCFVLRYNLIDHQRIHTGERPYKCGQCGKGFIRSSHLFQHQRIHTGERPYQCSRCGKSFKCNYTLVKHYHTHAAEQPCFCSECGKSFSLGSFAKHVRTHTGEKPYSCAECGESFISGSNLIQHRRIHTGEKPYSCGHCGKSFSQSANLIKHRRIHTGERPYSCPECGKTFSQSSSLMRHRRIHCRDRPYECTECGKSFRCNSSLMNHQRIHTGERPYKCPECGKGFINRSRLTNHRRTHTGERPYKCTDCGKGFGDSSALMKHQRTHAK, encoded by the exons ATGGAGCCCCCGAGCTCCCTGCTGGAGCCCGGTTCCCAGCCGGGGGGCGGAGGCAGGCGGCTCCCCCGGGGCTCCCCGGACAagccgctgccggagccccgcgaGCGGCAGGACGTGG ATCGGCCTGCCCTGGGCGAGGAGGGGAGCGGCCCGGCACTGGAGCTGGTGGTCGCAGTGGCTGGCTCCCAG GCGCCGGTGGGGTTCGAGGAGGTGGCCGTATATTTCTCCCGGGAGAAGTGGGGGCTCCTGGACGAAGGGCAGAGGCagctctacagggacgtcatgcaggagaattaCCAGACTCTGATCTCGCTGG AATTCCCCATCCCTATCTCAGCTGTGATCCCCTGGATGGAGCAAGGGGAAGATCCGAGGGTCCCGGATCTCCAGGGCTCCCAGGAAACGGAGAACCTGATGGTCATTTGCACAG GTGctgggatggaggaggataatccCGAGCAGGAAGGGCCTGCAGGAAGGGAGCCTTGCGGGATGTCCTGGGGCGCTGAGCAGGGAGAggccagcagggctggacggcaGCAGGAGACAGAGGTGATATCTCTGGATGACACGGACATCAGGGTGGTGACAGAGCACAACCAAGCCCAGGCTGAGGCGCGCCCCTACAGCTGCTCAgactgcgggaagagcttcagccagagctcccaCCTGGTCCagcaccagcgcatccacacgGGCCAGAAGCCCTACAAGTGCACCGAGTGCGGGAAGTGCTTTGTCCTCAGATATAACCTCATCGATcaccagcgcatccacaccggggagcgccCCTACAAGTGCGGCCAGTGCGGGAAGGGCTTCATCCGGAGTTCCCACCTCTTCCagcaccagcgcatccacacgGGCGAGCGGCCCTACCAGTGCAGCAGGTGTGGGAAGAGTTTCAAATGCAACTACACCCTGGTGAAGCATTACCACACCCATGCTGCGGAGCAGCCTTGCTTCTGCAGCgagtgtgggaagagcttcagccTGGGATCCTTTGCCAAGCACGTCCGCACCCACACGGGCGAAAAGCCCTACAGCTGTGCTGAGTGCGGCGAGAGCTTCATAAGCGGTTCCAACTTGATCCAGCATCGGCGCATCCACACCGGGGAGAAACCCTACAGCTGTGGCcactgcgggaaaagcttcagccaGAGCGCCAACCTCATCAAGCACCGGCgcatccacactggagagagaccctacaGCTGCCCCGAGTGCGGCAAGACCTTCAGCCAGAGCTCGTCGCTCATGCGGCACCGGCGGATCCACTGCAGAGACCGGCCTTACGAGTGCAccgagtgcgggaagagctttCGCTGCAACTCATCCCTGATGAAccaccagcgcatccacaccggggagcggccctacAAGTGCCCCGAGTGTGGGAAGGGTTTCATCAATAGGTCCAGGCTCACCAACCATCGGCGCACCCACACCGGAGAGCGGCCCTACAAATGCACCGACTGCGGGAAGGGCTTTGGAGACAGCTCCGCGCTCATGAAGCACCAGAGGACGCATGCCAAGTAG
- the LOC128835578 gene encoding zinc finger protein 665-like — protein MENGDEPCVRDLQGTEERETLAVTCTGNEPAWILPLSPVGAGMEEDNPEQEGPAGREPCGMSWGAEQGEASRAGRQQETEVISLDDTDIKVVTEHNQAQAEARPYSCSDCEKSFSQSSHLVQHQRIHTGQKPYKCTECGKCFVLSYNLIDHQRIHTGERPYKCGQCGKGFIRSSHLFQHQRIHTGERPYQCSKCGKSFNRNYTLVKHYHTHIGEQPFICSECGKSFSLGSFAQHVRTHTGEKPYSCAECGESFSSSSNLSQHRRIHTGEKPYSCGHCGKSFSQSSNLIKHRRIHTGERPYSCPECGKTFNQSSSLMQHRRIHRGERPYECTECGKCFIDSSKLNKHWRTHTGERPYKCTDCGKGFRDSSALMKHQRTHAKQMHLSCGEGTLEGGKLTGLQGDSLAVYHRIEGPRDELPEEPLLDYIDRNYPLCSQPSREVISSSAVSPVSFPGPAAIPRMEPRVPDLQGSPGRELPRGARTADARTEEDNSKQEGPVGAKLHGMSHCPKQGDDACGVGQQQGAPAGQRPNDLAQLTSIPAEKPYKCHECNKSYSLSSNLSRHRRSHTGERSHKCAQCGKSFHFSSQLVQHQIGHTGERPYRCPDCGKSFGVSSNLLQHQRIHWVERPYSCTNCGKSFGHSSLLAQHQRIHMDERPYKCGECGKAFGVSSALIRHQRIHTGERPYKCLVCGKSFNLSSNLFTHRRIHWDEKPYKCPECGRSFSQSSSLSRHQISHTGERPYKCPECGKCFNQSSLLIRHQRIHTGERPYRCSQCWKSFLRNSQLKRHQSVHTSRCQDSR, from the exons ATGGAGAACGGGGACGAGCCGTGTGTCCGGGATCTCCAGGGCACCGAGGAAAGGGAGACACTGGCCGTCACTTGCACAG GGAACGAGCCTGCCTggattctccctctctccccagtaggtgctgggatggaggaggataatccCGAGCAGGAAGGGCCTGCAGGAAGGGAGCCTTGCGGGATGTCCTGGGGCGCTGAGCAGGGAGAggccagcagggctggacggcaGCAGGAGACAGAGGTGATATCTCTGGATGACACGGACATCAAGGTGGTGACAGAGCACAACCAAGCCCAGGCTGAGGCGCGCCCCTACAGCTGCTCAGACTGCGAGAAgagcttcagccagagctcccaCCTGGTCCagcaccagcgcatccacacgGGCCAGAAGCCCTACAAGTGCACCGAGTGCGGGAAGTGCTTTGTCCTCAGCTACAACCTCATTGATcaccagcgcatccacaccggggagcgccCCTACAAGTGCGGCCAGTGCGGGAAGGGCTTCATCCGGAGTTCCCACCTCTTCCagcaccagcgcatccacacgGGCGAGCGGCCCTACCAGTGCAGCAAGTGCGGGAAGAGTTTCAACCGCAATTACACCCTGGTGAAGCATTACCACACCCACATCGGGGAGCAGCCCTTCATCTGCAGcgagtgcgggaagagcttcagccTCGGCTCCTTCGCCCAGCACGTCCGCACCCACACGGGCGAAAAGCCCTACAGCTGTGCCGAGTGTGGTGAAAGTTTCAGCAGCAGTTCCAACTTGAGCCAGCACCGGCGCATCCACACCGGGGAGAAACCCTACAGCTGTGGCcactgcgggaaaagcttcagccagagctccaACCTCATCAAGCACCGGCGCATCCACACCGGAGAGAGACCCTACAGCTGCCCCGAGTGCGGCAAGACCTTCAACCAGAGCTCGTCACTCATGCAGCACCGGCGGATCCACCGCGGCGAGCGGCCCTACGAGTGCACCGAGTGTGGGAAGTGCTTCATTGACAGCTCCAAGCTCAACAAGCACTGGCGCACCCACACCGGTGAGCGGCCCTACAAATGCACCGACTGCGGGAAGGGCTTCAGAGACAGCTCTGCCCTCATGAAGCACCAGCGGACCCACGCCAAGCAGATGCATctcagctgtggggaggggactcTCGAGGGAGGGAAATTGACAGGACTGCAGGGGGACTCTCTGGCAGTATATCATAG GATTGAGGGACCCAGAGATGAGCTGCCAGAAGAGCCTCTCCTGGATTATATAGACAGGAACTATCCCCTCTGTTCTCAG CCCTCGCGGGAGGTCATCTCATCGAGCGCCGTCTCGCCTGTTTCCTTCCCCGGCCCGGCCGCGATCCCCCGCATGGAGCCGAGGGTCCCGGATCTCCAGGGCTCCCCGGGAAGGGAGCTCCCCAGAGGCGCCCGCACAG cagatgcCAGGACAGAGGAGGACAACTCCAAGCAGGAAGGCCCTGTGGGAGCAAAGCTGCATGGGATGTCCCATTGTCCCAAGCAGGGAGATGATGCCTGTGGGGTAGGACAACAGCAGGGAGCCCCCGCGGGGCAGAGACCTAATGATCTCGCCCAGCTGACCTCCATCCCAGCAGAGAAACCCTACAAATGCCACGAGTGCAACAAAAGCTACAGCCTGAGCTCGAACCTGAGCCGCCATCGCAGGAGCCACACGGGGGAGAGATCCCACAAATGTGCccagtgcgggaagagcttccaCTTCAGCTCCCAGCTTGTCCAGCACCAGATCGGCCACACTGGGGAGCGACCCTACAGATGCCCCGACTGCGGGAAGAGCTTCGGTGTGAGCTCCAACCTTCTCCAGCACCAACGCATCCATTGGGTGGAGCGACCCTACAGCTGCACCAACTGCGGGAAGAGCTTTGGCCACAGCTCCCTCCTGGCCCAGCACCAGCGCATCCACATGGACGAGAGACCCTACAAGTGTGGGGAGTGCGGGAAGGCTTTTGGGGTGAGCTCAGCCCTGATCCGGCACCAGCGGATCCACACGGGCGAGAGGCCTTACAAGTGTCTGGTTTGCGGGAAGAGCTTCAACCTTAGCTCCAACCTTTTCACCCATCGCAGGATCCACTGGGATGAGAAACCTTATAAATGCCCTGAATGTGGGAGGAGCTTTAGCCAGAGCTCAAGCCTCAGCCGCCACCAGATCAGCCATACCGGGGAACGACCATACAAATGCCCCGAGTGTGGAAAGTGCTTCAACCAGAGCTCCCTCCTGATCCGGCACCAGCGGATCCACACGGGGGAGCGACCCTACAGATGCTCCCAGTGCTGGAAGAGCTTCCTACGGAACTCCCAGCTGAAGAGACACCAGAGTGTCCACACTAG CAGGTGCCAGGACAGCAGGTGA
- the LOC128835579 gene encoding zinc finger protein 850-like, with product PTGEHTWRRDPTNALIAGRPSASAPTCWSTNASTPGSAPTSAGSAALIQHQSTHTGERPYRCPDCGKSFSRGSNLLQHKRIHTGERPYRCPECGESFGHSSHLVRHQRIHTGHKPYKCMECGKSFISSTCLLRHRRIHMGEKPFTCLPCGTRFSHGSSLLRHQRAHKGERPFLCSQCGKGFSQSSYLSEHLRTPTGERPYKCPHCGRAFAQSSTLAQHQGAHTSEHHFPFFGCGGTPRPDHEYAEEGGSELSSMPRLPGGSPLGAWPLCRDVMQENDKTLISLAGNEPRLDSLSLPAGSRTRKRNPQQEEPVGAELQGMPHSPEQGDAGQSQGRRGQQQGKTEGEPTDEECSKKLLGLQRICTAERPYKCPECGKSFTQSSMLIRHERSHTGEKPYTCSVCGKSFSQRSNHMQHQRIHTGERPYKCTDCGKSFSLSSRLLQHQMVHTGERPYKCPDCGKSFNQKSNLKQHQRIHTGERPYQRPDYGESHSLSPPQGIHKVERPYKCPQCGKCFRVSSHLIRHQVTHTGERPYKCSVCGRSFSLSSHLIRHRIVHTEDKPYICTECGKKFSLSSRLDRHLRTHTGERPYKCPNCGSGFVDSSALIKHQRIHTGERPYTCPECGKSFGRSSYLITHQRTHTGERPYKCPDCGKSFVGSSDLNKHQRTHTGERPYNCPECGKSFSRSSNLIAHQRIHTRSFTPAQGCG from the exons CCCACCGGCGAGCACACCTGGAGGAGAGACCCTACGAACGCCCTGATTGCGGGAAGGCCTTCAGCTAGCGCTCCCACCTGCTGGAGCACCAACgcatccacaccggggagcgccCCTACCAGTGCGGGGAGTGCGGCCCTGATCCAGCACCAGAGCACTCACACGGGCGAGCGGCCCTACCGCTGCCCCgactgtgggaagagcttcagccGTGGCTCCAACCTGCTGCAGCACAAGCGGATCCACACGGGGGAGAGGCCCTACCGATGCCCCGAGTGCGGGGAGAGCTTTGGCCACAGCTCACACCTGGTGCggcaccagcgcatccacacgGGCCACAAGCCCTACAAGTGCATggagtgtgggaagagcttcatCTCCAGCACCTGCCTCCTGCGGCACCGGCGCATCCACATGGGAGAGAAACCCTTCACCTGCCTGCCGTGCGGGACGCGCTTCAGCCACGGCTCCTCCCTGCTGCGCCACCAGCGGGCCCACAAGGGCGAGCGCCCCTTCTTGTGCAGCCAGTGCGGGAAGGGCTTCAGCCAGAGCTCCTACCTCTCTGAGCACCTGCGCACCCCCACCGGCGAGCGCCCCTACAAGTGCCCCCACTGCGGGAGGGCCTTCGCCCAGAGCTCCACGTTGGCCCAGCACCAGGGGGCCCACACCAGCGAGCACCACTTCCCCTTCTTTGGCTGCGGGGGGA CTCCCCGCCCTGATCATGAATATGCAGAAGAAGGTGGCTCTGAACTCTCCAGCATGCCCCGA CTCCCTGGTGGTTCCCCCTTGGGGGCTTGGCCGCTCtgcagggacgtcatgcaggagaatgaCAAGACCTTGATCTCGCTGG cagGGAACGAGCCCCGGCTGGATTCTCTTTCTCTCCCAGCAGGTTCCAGGACCAGGAAGAGGAATCCCCAGCAAGAAGAGCCTGTGGGGGCGGAGCTGCAAGGGatgccccacagccctgagcagggAGACGCTGGCCAaagccagggaaggagaggacagcagcagggaaagacagAGGGAGAACCCACTGATGAAGAATGTTCTAAGAAGCTCCTTGGCTTGCAAAGAATCTGCACAgcagagagaccctataaatgccccgaatgcgggaaaagcttcacccAGAGCTCTATGCTCATCCGCCACGAGAGATCCCACACGGGAGAAaaaccctacacatgctctgtcTGCGGGAAGAGTTTTAGTCAGAGGTCCAATCACATGcagcatcagaggatccacacgggGGAGCGACCCTATAAATGCACTGACTGTGGGAAGAGCTTCTCTCTGAGCTCCCGCCTGCTCCAGCATCAGATGGTCCATACTGGAGAGCGGCCTTACAAGTGCCCTgactgtgggaagagcttcaaCCAGAAGTCCAACCTGAAGcagcaccagagaatccacacaggggagcgaCCCTACCAACGCCCTGATTATGGAGAAAGCCACTCTCTCAGCCCACCCCAGGGGATCCATAAAGTAGAGAGACCCTATAAGTGTCCCCAATGTGGAAAATGCTTCCGTGTGAGCTCGCACCTTATTAGACACCAAGTCACCCACACGGGAGAGCGACCCTATAAATGCTCCGTCTGCGGGAGAAGCTTCTCACTGAGTTCTCACCTCATCCGGCACCGGATAGTCCACACAGAGGATAAACCCTACATCTGCACTGAGTGTGGGAAGAAGTTTAGCCTGAGCTCCAGGCTCGATAGACACCTGAGaacccacacgggagagagaccctataaatgccccaACTGCGGGAGTGGCTTCGTCGACAGCTCTGCTCTTATTAAGCACCAGAGGATTCACACTGGGGAGCGACCCTATACCTGCCCTGAATGTGGGAAGAGCTTTGGTCGGAGCTCGTACCTTATCACCCATCAGAGAACTCatacgggagagagaccctataaatgccccgACTGCGGGAAAAGCTTTGTCGGCAGCTCTGATCTTAATAAACACCAGCGCACCCACACGGGAGAGCGCCCCTATAACTGCCCTGAatgtgggaagagcttcagccGGAGCTCAAACCTTATTgcccatcagagaatccacacgcgTTCCTTCACTCCTGCTCAGGGATGTGGTTAG